A genomic segment from Paramixta manurensis encodes:
- the exbD gene encoding TonB system transport protein ExbD, translating to MAMRLNDDLDTDGEMHEINVTPFIDVMLVLLIIFMVAAPLATVDVRVNLPASTSAPQPRPEKPVYLSIKADKQLYIGNQAVTKENLVETLNGETEGKKDTTIFFQADKTVDYETLMNVMDSLRQAGYLKIGLMGMETANK from the coding sequence ATGGCAATGCGATTGAATGACGATCTGGATACTGATGGTGAAATGCATGAGATCAACGTCACGCCATTTATCGACGTGATGTTGGTGTTGTTAATCATCTTCATGGTTGCAGCGCCGTTGGCGACGGTGGACGTCCGCGTTAATTTGCCCGCTTCAACCAGTGCGCCGCAACCGCGTCCTGAAAAGCCGGTCTATCTGTCAATTAAAGCCGATAAGCAACTGTATATCGGCAATCAGGCGGTCACCAAAGAGAACCTGGTGGAAACGCTGAATGGCGAAACGGAAGGGAAAAAGGACACCACCATTTTCTTCCAGGCGGATAAAACCGTAGATTATGAAACCTTAATGAATGTGATGGATTCTTTGCGTCAGGCCGGTTATTTAAAAATTGGTTTGATGGGTATGGAAACCGCCAACAAATAA
- the exbB gene encoding tol-pal system-associated acyl-CoA thioesterase has translation MQTDLSVWGMYQHADIVVKTVMIGLLLASVVTWAIFFSKFAELTSAKRRIKREQLALSDARSLRQAAETCGGFSPRSLSTQLLKEAQNELELSAGSADNDGIKERTGFRLERRVAAFSRYAGRGNGFLATIGAIAPFIGLFGTVWGIMNSFIGIAKTQTTNLAVVAPGIAEALLATAIGLVAAIPAVVIYNIFARMIASYKASLGDVAAQVLLLQSRDLDLASSGESESQRVHAAQKLRVG, from the coding sequence ATGCAAACGGACCTTTCCGTTTGGGGCATGTACCAGCATGCGGATATCGTGGTAAAGACGGTAATGATTGGATTGTTGTTGGCATCCGTTGTCACCTGGGCCATTTTCTTCAGTAAATTCGCCGAGTTAACGTCGGCAAAGCGCCGCATTAAACGTGAACAACTGGCGTTGTCTGACGCGCGTTCTCTGCGTCAGGCAGCGGAAACCTGCGGCGGTTTTTCACCGCGCAGCTTAAGCACGCAACTCCTCAAAGAAGCGCAGAATGAGCTTGAGCTCTCTGCCGGCTCTGCTGATAACGATGGGATTAAAGAACGTACCGGTTTCCGTCTGGAGCGCCGGGTGGCGGCCTTTAGCCGTTATGCCGGGCGCGGTAACGGTTTCCTCGCCACCATCGGCGCCATTGCGCCATTCATCGGTTTGTTCGGTACCGTGTGGGGCATTATGAACAGCTTCATCGGCATCGCCAAAACGCAAACCACCAACCTGGCTGTCGTAGCGCCCGGTATTGCCGAGGCGTTGTTAGCAACCGCGATTGGTCTGGTGGCGGCGATCCCGGCGGTGGTGATTTACAATATTTTCGCCCGTATGATCGCCAGCTATAAGGCATCGTTAGGGGATGTCGCCGCCCAGGTTCTGTTATTGCAAAGCCGGGATTTAGATCTCGCCAGCAGCGGCGAAAGCGAGTCGCAACGCGTACATGCCGCCCAGAAACTGCGGGTAGGTTAA